A genomic region of Brevibacillus sp. JNUCC-41 contains the following coding sequences:
- a CDS encoding XdhC family protein, translating to MYTILEEIQSISMECVLATIIHVEGSAYLREGTSMLIKKDGTSSGVISVGCIEEDLILHSCRVFERKNTETFVYHMESDEDPEWGIGTGCNGTLYILLEYVDHKLKENLSYVLASIKEAKVIVHQIKLDDDWNLLGYSFRPEDEYTNEPKQNDVSFIYRQKIIPKPRLIIFGAGCDVYPVVTMATSIGFSVTVCDWRSELCNENNIPDAVSHIIGFPSEIMEQLSLKKDDYVIIMTHNFQRDKEILSLIMNQPLSYIGILGSKKRTASLFDTKIPNNIHSPIGLSIGAKGPFEIAVSIIAELIQDKRMKGHPE from the coding sequence ATGTACACTATCCTTGAAGAAATTCAATCCATATCCATGGAGTGTGTATTGGCTACCATCATTCACGTGGAAGGTTCAGCATACTTGCGTGAAGGTACCTCCATGCTTATAAAAAAAGATGGTACATCTTCAGGCGTTATTAGTGTTGGGTGTATCGAGGAAGATCTTATTCTTCATTCTTGCAGAGTGTTTGAAAGGAAAAATACAGAGACCTTTGTATATCACATGGAAAGTGATGAAGATCCAGAATGGGGAATTGGAACAGGTTGTAACGGAACTCTCTATATATTACTGGAGTATGTGGACCATAAATTAAAAGAAAATCTTTCATATGTATTGGCTTCCATTAAAGAAGCTAAGGTGATCGTCCATCAAATTAAGTTAGATGATGATTGGAACTTATTGGGGTATTCTTTCCGGCCAGAGGATGAGTATACTAATGAACCCAAACAAAATGATGTTAGCTTTATTTATAGGCAAAAGATTATACCTAAACCGCGTTTAATCATTTTTGGAGCTGGATGTGATGTATATCCAGTTGTCACTATGGCTACCTCAATAGGGTTTTCAGTTACTGTTTGCGATTGGAGGTCCGAGCTTTGTAACGAAAATAATATACCCGACGCAGTTAGCCATATTATAGGATTCCCATCTGAAATTATGGAACAATTATCTTTAAAAAAAGATGATTATGTTATCATCATGACTCATAACTTTCAGAGAGATAAAGAAATACTTTCACTAATAATGAATCAGCCATTATCCTATATAGGCATTTTAGGTTCCAAAAAACGTACAGCCAGTTTATTTGACACGAAAATCCCTAATAATATACACTCACCTATCGGTTTATCAATTGGAGCTAAGGGCCCTTTCGAGATTGCAGTTAGCATTATAGCCGAATTAATTCAGGATAAAAGAATGAAGGGACATCCCGAATGA
- a CDS encoding xanthine dehydrogenase family protein molybdopterin-binding subunit — translation MDIIGKGVIRKDAWEKVTGQAIYTGDREEVKILHVKKVISPYAHALIKHINLTKAEKVPGVRAIITGGNLPLTGEEIRDRYPIAQDKVRYHGEVVALVIADTMKQAEIAADNIQVIYEPLAVVNSPMEALNSNSPLLHPDLDTYKKISEVFPEPGTNIANRTKIRKGDRKTGWQESEIIIEEKFSFSPSDHAAMETRCSLAEIQSDGKIIITSSSQAPFMIKRLISDYFDVEIGNVIVNTPLVGGAFGGKASVQLELLAYIASKAVNGRLVKVENSREEDILTSPCHIGLDATIKLGCTQSGLLKVAELTYLWDGGAYADKATDLSRAGAVDCTGPYNIENIWCDSLCMYTNHPYASPYRGFAHSEVLFAFERTMDSLSKKLGMDPLELREMNAILPGHSTPTQVKLNSSTVGNLPECIQVLKKKMNWEEGQLVKINDKIIRAKGIACIWKTSTIDTNAGSGVILTFNPDGSVNLMSGVVEIGTGTKTILAQIVSDKLKVPIDRVNVQLKVNTQNTPEHWKTVASRGTLMAGRAAIQAAEDALLQIKKLASCVLRAPIEDIVLGQERVFMKGEPNIEIPFKRLVYGYTYPDGSTIGGQIIGRGQYTIPHITNLDPDTGAGRPGPEWTVGAQGVEVEYDINEYTYKIVRAISVIDAGKVLNQKTAEGQIMGAMSMGIAFGGRETFYFDQLGRVLNPQLRTYRPLRYGENPEYICEFVETPQLDAPYGARGLGEHGLLGMPAALGNSLSLAAGIPLNQLPLLPELIWRGKRGRRA, via the coding sequence ATGGATATTATCGGAAAAGGGGTAATTCGAAAAGATGCTTGGGAAAAGGTGACAGGGCAGGCGATTTACACAGGAGACCGAGAAGAAGTGAAAATTCTCCATGTTAAAAAGGTAATTAGTCCTTATGCACATGCCCTTATTAAACATATCAATCTAACCAAAGCTGAAAAAGTTCCAGGTGTTCGTGCAATCATAACAGGTGGGAATTTACCACTAACAGGAGAAGAAATCAGGGATCGGTACCCCATAGCTCAAGATAAGGTCCGCTATCATGGTGAAGTCGTAGCACTTGTTATTGCTGATACAATGAAACAAGCAGAGATTGCAGCTGACAATATTCAAGTTATCTATGAACCTTTAGCCGTTGTCAATTCACCAATGGAAGCTTTAAATTCCAATTCCCCTCTACTCCACCCAGATTTAGATACTTATAAAAAAATATCCGAGGTATTTCCCGAGCCAGGCACAAATATAGCAAATCGTACCAAAATCAGAAAAGGCGACAGAAAAACAGGTTGGCAAGAGAGCGAAATCATTATTGAGGAAAAGTTTTCTTTTTCCCCCTCCGACCATGCAGCCATGGAAACAAGATGTTCTTTAGCGGAAATTCAATCAGATGGCAAGATTATTATCACTTCTTCTTCTCAAGCTCCCTTCATGATCAAGCGTTTGATAAGTGATTACTTTGATGTTGAAATTGGCAACGTCATAGTAAACACTCCACTTGTTGGAGGGGCATTCGGTGGTAAAGCCTCGGTCCAACTTGAACTATTAGCTTATATCGCTTCAAAGGCCGTTAATGGCAGGCTAGTAAAAGTTGAAAATAGTCGTGAAGAGGATATTTTGACATCACCTTGTCATATTGGATTAGATGCTACCATTAAATTAGGTTGTACACAATCTGGTTTGCTAAAGGTCGCAGAGCTGACGTATTTATGGGACGGGGGAGCATATGCCGACAAAGCTACAGATCTAAGCCGTGCTGGAGCAGTGGATTGCACCGGACCTTATAATATAGAAAATATTTGGTGTGACTCTCTCTGCATGTATACAAATCATCCATATGCCTCGCCTTATCGAGGTTTCGCCCATTCAGAAGTTCTGTTTGCTTTTGAGCGGACTATGGATTCTCTTTCAAAAAAGCTTGGAATGGATCCACTTGAACTGCGTGAAATGAATGCGATCCTCCCAGGGCACTCCACCCCAACACAAGTTAAATTGAATTCGAGCACGGTGGGTAATCTTCCTGAATGCATACAGGTGCTTAAGAAAAAAATGAATTGGGAAGAGGGCCAATTAGTTAAAATAAACGACAAGATTATAAGGGCAAAAGGGATCGCTTGTATATGGAAAACTTCAACGATCGATACCAACGCTGGATCTGGTGTGATTTTAACCTTTAATCCTGATGGCAGTGTAAACCTTATGTCAGGAGTAGTAGAAATCGGTACAGGAACGAAAACGATATTAGCACAGATTGTATCAGATAAATTAAAGGTCCCCATTGATCGTGTAAACGTTCAGTTGAAGGTAAATACACAAAATACACCAGAACATTGGAAAACGGTAGCAAGCCGTGGAACATTAATGGCAGGAAGGGCTGCGATTCAAGCCGCGGAAGATGCTCTTTTACAAATAAAGAAACTTGCTTCTTGTGTATTACGAGCTCCAATTGAAGACATCGTCCTTGGACAGGAAAGGGTCTTTATGAAAGGGGAACCGAATATAGAAATTCCTTTCAAACGGCTAGTGTATGGGTATACATATCCTGACGGAAGCACGATTGGAGGACAAATCATCGGTAGAGGGCAATATACCATCCCACATATAACAAATTTAGATCCCGATACAGGTGCAGGCAGACCAGGTCCTGAATGGACTGTTGGCGCACAAGGGGTAGAAGTAGAGTATGACATAAATGAATATACTTACAAGATTGTAAGGGCAATATCTGTCATTGATGCAGGAAAGGTTCTGAATCAAAAAACTGCAGAAGGACAAATAATGGGTGCAATGAGCATGGGCATAGCATTTGGTGGGCGTGAAACATTCTATTTCGATCAGCTTGGCAGAGTATTGAACCCTCAACTCAGAACCTATAGACCGCTAAGATATGGAGAAAACCCTGAATATATCTGTGAATTTGTTGAAACACCACAATTAGATGCCCCATATGGCGCAAGGGGCCTTGGAGAACATGGGCTTCTTGGTATGCCAGCTGCCTTAGGTAACAGTTTATCTTTGGCGGCTGGGATTCCTTTGAACCAGTTGCCATTACTTCCTGAACTCATTTGGAGGGGGAAAAGAGGGAGAAGAGCGTAA
- a CDS encoding nucleotidyltransferase family protein, with protein MKITGVYLAAGNSNRMGINKLALTLGNKEMGRWGLEKAVLSELNDIIIVSNHLNHLDLSGFSSEKIITVEIKEPEAGQSHSLQTGIRSANNIHSDAVVILLADQPFITTNMINKLIEIYKRNPNYSFVASSFHGCIRPPILIDKDLFSDIHLLRGDRGARQILMAKREQGILVPFYVEKWFVDIDNMEEYLFWKNKIDNN; from the coding sequence ATGAAAATAACTGGGGTATACCTGGCCGCTGGAAATAGTAATCGAATGGGTATAAATAAATTAGCATTGACATTAGGAAATAAAGAAATGGGAAGATGGGGATTAGAAAAAGCGGTTCTATCTGAACTTAACGATATTATCATTGTTTCGAATCATTTAAACCACTTGGATTTATCAGGTTTTAGTTCTGAAAAAATAATTACGGTCGAAATTAAAGAACCTGAAGCAGGTCAATCCCATTCACTCCAAACAGGTATACGATCAGCAAACAACATACATTCGGACGCCGTAGTAATTTTACTTGCTGATCAGCCCTTTATAACAACAAATATGATAAACAAACTCATCGAAATATACAAACGAAACCCTAATTACTCCTTTGTTGCCTCTAGTTTTCATGGTTGTATACGACCTCCCATACTTATTGACAAAGATCTCTTTTCCGACATTCACCTTTTACGAGGAGACCGAGGCGCAAGACAGATTCTAATGGCGAAGAGAGAACAGGGGATACTTGTTCCTTTTTATGTGGAAAAATGGTTTGTTGATATTGATAATATGGAAGAATATCTTTTTTGGAAAAACAAAATAGATAACAATTAA